The proteins below are encoded in one region of Planctopirus limnophila DSM 3776:
- a CDS encoding AAA family ATPase translates to MFPPQGVLENRGPRVSTPSYRPGLEQRMSAEGKLSPAEYLRRVGMGVANALGQTPAGPRKDPVASGEGHRQPPVNSPATKSSPPTDNSQRFSPERSAGQASAQGPRTSSPASAETPETSINALQADIRQLLKSNAQTVRPNIPLDPISSRETEAPPLSPASGDRKLNSLFERVENLLGPRKTAGENEYFPPEPTTLYETRLTEDEVERLILKFLLAKGSSTGRQVAGQLKLPFALIEPIVKGLKQDTLLAYRNTAEMGDYEYCITDVGRERARRFMEECTYFGAAPVSLRDYLHAMEAQSITRHYATEESLKTAFKDLLINPSLLERLGPAINSGRGMFLFGEPGNGKTSIAERITRCFGSTIWIPRALGIDGDVIRLFDPGMHDEVETPPQEQGLFNLTGIDQRWVRIVRPTIVAGGELTMDQLEVTQNQTTKICEAPLQLKSNCGTFVIDDFGRQRMPVTELLNRWIVPLEKRYDFLNLPSGKKIQVPFDQLIIFSTNLEPRDLVDGAFLRRIPYKIQVPDPTEAEFRGILQRLAPHLGFQYNEQAVSYLIQKHYFEVKRPFRSCQPRDLLLQVKNYCTYKNIPKQMTPEAFDFAVANYFSVM, encoded by the coding sequence ATGTTTCCACCGCAGGGCGTTCTCGAGAATCGCGGGCCACGAGTTTCGACACCCTCTTATCGACCTGGATTGGAGCAGCGGATGTCGGCTGAAGGTAAACTCTCACCGGCTGAGTATTTGCGTCGTGTCGGCATGGGCGTCGCCAATGCCCTGGGGCAAACTCCAGCCGGACCTCGGAAAGATCCCGTCGCATCTGGTGAAGGGCACCGCCAGCCTCCCGTAAATTCTCCAGCCACCAAATCTTCCCCACCAACTGACAATTCGCAGCGATTTTCCCCGGAGCGTTCTGCTGGCCAAGCCTCCGCTCAAGGGCCACGCACATCATCGCCCGCTTCGGCTGAGACACCAGAAACTTCGATCAACGCACTGCAGGCTGATATTCGCCAACTTCTGAAATCGAATGCTCAAACTGTTCGGCCCAACATCCCGCTCGATCCGATCAGTTCACGCGAGACTGAAGCTCCGCCATTAAGCCCTGCTTCTGGTGATCGAAAGCTCAATTCCCTGTTCGAGAGAGTTGAGAATTTACTCGGGCCACGCAAAACAGCTGGCGAGAACGAATACTTTCCTCCCGAACCCACCACGCTTTACGAAACTCGACTGACCGAAGACGAAGTCGAACGATTAATTCTCAAATTCCTCCTTGCCAAGGGATCCTCAACCGGCAGGCAAGTGGCTGGTCAGCTCAAACTTCCCTTTGCGCTCATCGAACCGATTGTCAAAGGTCTGAAGCAGGACACTCTGCTGGCTTACCGCAATACTGCCGAGATGGGCGATTACGAGTACTGCATTACCGATGTGGGACGCGAGCGCGCCCGCAGGTTTATGGAAGAATGCACCTATTTCGGAGCTGCTCCCGTTTCGTTACGAGATTACCTCCACGCGATGGAGGCTCAGTCGATCACTCGCCATTATGCCACCGAAGAGAGCCTCAAAACCGCTTTCAAAGACCTGCTGATCAATCCTTCGCTGCTGGAACGCCTGGGGCCCGCTATTAACTCAGGCCGCGGGATGTTCCTCTTCGGCGAGCCTGGCAATGGAAAAACCAGCATTGCGGAACGTATCACACGCTGCTTCGGCAGTACCATCTGGATCCCTCGAGCATTGGGGATCGATGGTGATGTCATCCGCCTGTTCGACCCTGGTATGCATGATGAAGTCGAAACGCCGCCTCAGGAACAAGGGCTTTTCAATCTCACGGGGATCGATCAGCGCTGGGTGCGGATTGTCCGCCCGACCATTGTCGCTGGTGGTGAGCTCACCATGGATCAACTGGAAGTCACACAAAACCAGACAACCAAAATCTGCGAAGCCCCACTGCAGCTCAAAAGCAATTGCGGCACATTTGTGATCGACGATTTCGGTCGCCAGCGCATGCCAGTCACCGAACTGCTCAATCGCTGGATTGTCCCGCTCGAAAAGCGCTACGACTTTCTGAATCTTCCCAGTGGTAAGAAGATTCAAGTCCCCTTTGATCAACTCATTATCTTCTCGACCAATCTCGAACCGCGTGATCTCGTCGATGGGGCCTTTCTACGACGAATTCCTTACAAAATTCAGGTTCCTGACCCGACGGAAGCCGAGTTCCGCGGCATTCTTCAGCGGTTAGCTCCTCATCTGGGTTTTCAGTACAACGAACAGGCCGTCTCGTACTTGATTCAGAAACACTACTTCGAGGTCAAACGTCCCTTCCGGTCGTGCCAGCCGCGCGATCTGTTGCTACAAGTTAAAAACTACTGCACCTACAAGAACATTCCCAAGCAGATGACCCCCGAGGCATTTGACTTTGCCGTCGCTAACTATTTCTCGGTCATGTAG
- a CDS encoding TPR end-of-group domain-containing protein, with protein MCHHPRYLLLLSVRRLVVLLPVLLTLISARQEVSAAGDVVPANRKARAVAGNVILVQNEIPQRSNSAATPSQPAAPASEIKSINTEEEIRKLLESWAQREAWDRPSFFDPPRPVAEATSFQKQIVPLVEMANYGWWNDGTGLMRYLAVNVSIYNGGAEPIVIRKDDVSANIGGKDYPFGNLPQRLKLMQFQYEEKSISLKGAEPFAELSIAPGTASNVWLVFAKLETDNNVPPSVITMKSSAGPVVIDVNRQMRSALKLRIELVGPRAVLGLMTISGILNTVNAQDLCRGYEELSLKKVERAVTCWDLSVKQVNSQLLSWLMTTAQQPPGNRPQINYLPEVPAAIQELQLASIPNQRDQSKRGNSSKVVHPTAADAISAALADAYRLLPADEILREIESGHPLAKPAALLHGAARLPSSEVPRVIALTRSEDQPLAKSAVLALGEFSEQPAIDELKAIITSGKLELVPDAAEALATSRYRQHQDVLLQLLKDVQPERRDPILTVLSATPKAAWANVLANYTHQPQGGIRTEVLSALVVLGHPAAQGLLEEAIRSDNATTRKFAFDVLSRRSDRKSRELAMDYALASLDRGEFDPLLEQFLRQVRDPRVLPKLMARLDNSSTNSTADRSGAIRLIGAIADASAGKELADRFDSFKPQERNQLMLALRELKAPEFLPLAIRCIESGDFSQASSALQGLMQESPPDLLAILEKAVRKQDSNNMQQQLMQMIGQVGTPAARELLLKLRDEAKDDTRRDYANAALLNLRQRSPGYQFIYQAQHYLQQKQKKSALECFEIALEVDEYLPEAWAGRGNLRLQEGKIPEARGDFEKSVALDPTNALAVTGYAICLVTTGETDKGISTLEKIRTKHQQDDQYLYNAACVYSRAMEHTMKTMAGEEVINRYKGLALKDLKASIERGFDDFDWVKKDPDLKPLENDPEFKALLEKAPKKE; from the coding sequence ATGTGTCACCACCCTCGGTATCTGCTGTTGCTGTCAGTTCGCAGGCTTGTCGTGCTGCTGCCTGTATTACTGACGTTGATTAGCGCACGACAGGAAGTGAGTGCCGCTGGTGATGTGGTTCCGGCGAATCGCAAAGCTCGAGCCGTAGCTGGGAACGTGATCCTGGTTCAGAATGAAATACCGCAGCGTAGCAACAGTGCAGCTACCCCCAGCCAACCCGCTGCACCGGCCAGTGAGATCAAATCGATCAACACCGAAGAAGAGATCCGCAAACTGCTGGAGAGCTGGGCACAGCGTGAAGCATGGGATCGCCCATCGTTTTTCGATCCACCACGACCAGTGGCGGAGGCGACGTCCTTTCAGAAACAGATTGTTCCCCTCGTTGAGATGGCCAATTATGGCTGGTGGAACGATGGAACCGGCCTGATGCGCTATCTGGCAGTCAATGTTTCGATCTACAACGGCGGTGCCGAGCCAATTGTCATTCGAAAAGACGATGTCAGTGCCAATATTGGAGGAAAGGATTACCCGTTTGGTAATCTCCCGCAGCGATTGAAGCTCATGCAGTTCCAGTACGAAGAGAAATCGATTTCTCTCAAAGGGGCTGAACCATTTGCAGAGTTGAGCATCGCTCCCGGAACAGCCAGCAATGTCTGGCTGGTGTTCGCCAAACTGGAAACAGACAACAATGTTCCTCCCAGCGTCATTACGATGAAGTCGTCGGCTGGCCCCGTTGTGATTGATGTCAATCGGCAGATGAGGTCGGCTTTGAAGCTCCGGATCGAACTGGTGGGCCCGCGTGCTGTCCTGGGGCTGATGACGATTTCGGGGATTCTGAATACCGTCAATGCTCAGGATTTGTGCCGGGGTTATGAAGAGCTGTCGCTGAAGAAGGTCGAGCGGGCCGTTACCTGTTGGGATCTCAGTGTGAAGCAGGTCAACTCGCAGCTGCTGAGCTGGCTGATGACCACGGCCCAGCAACCACCAGGGAACCGACCACAGATCAATTATCTGCCGGAAGTTCCTGCCGCCATTCAGGAACTTCAACTGGCAAGCATCCCCAACCAGCGTGATCAGTCGAAGCGTGGGAATAGTTCCAAAGTCGTGCATCCCACGGCAGCCGATGCGATCTCTGCAGCGCTGGCCGATGCTTATCGACTTTTACCTGCCGATGAAATTCTGCGTGAGATCGAGAGTGGACATCCTCTGGCGAAACCAGCCGCCCTGCTGCATGGGGCGGCTCGATTGCCCTCTTCGGAAGTACCGCGTGTGATTGCACTGACACGCAGTGAGGATCAGCCACTGGCCAAGTCGGCAGTGCTGGCTTTGGGAGAATTCAGCGAGCAACCAGCGATTGATGAGCTGAAAGCGATTATCACCAGTGGAAAGCTGGAACTCGTGCCGGATGCTGCCGAGGCTTTAGCCACGTCTCGATATCGCCAGCATCAGGATGTCCTGTTGCAGCTATTAAAGGATGTGCAACCTGAGCGTCGAGATCCCATATTGACCGTCCTCTCGGCAACACCGAAGGCTGCCTGGGCCAATGTTCTGGCGAACTATACGCATCAGCCTCAGGGAGGAATCAGGACAGAAGTCCTTTCGGCTCTGGTGGTGCTAGGGCATCCAGCGGCACAAGGACTTCTGGAAGAAGCCATTCGCAGCGATAATGCGACCACACGGAAGTTTGCCTTCGATGTCCTCTCTCGCCGATCCGATCGCAAAAGCCGGGAACTGGCGATGGATTACGCCCTCGCTTCGCTCGATCGAGGAGAGTTCGATCCCCTGCTCGAACAGTTTTTGAGACAGGTGCGCGATCCGCGCGTGCTGCCGAAATTGATGGCCCGGCTCGATAACTCCAGTACAAACTCAACTGCCGATCGTTCCGGAGCCATTCGACTCATTGGTGCGATTGCGGATGCTTCGGCCGGTAAGGAACTGGCCGATCGATTTGATTCGTTCAAGCCACAAGAACGCAATCAGCTCATGTTGGCCTTGAGAGAACTCAAGGCACCCGAGTTCTTGCCCCTGGCGATTCGCTGCATTGAATCGGGCGACTTTTCGCAGGCTTCGAGTGCACTGCAAGGATTGATGCAGGAATCTCCGCCAGATCTGCTGGCGATACTTGAAAAAGCGGTTCGCAAGCAGGACAGCAATAACATGCAGCAGCAGCTGATGCAGATGATTGGTCAGGTGGGAACACCGGCTGCACGCGAATTGCTCCTCAAGCTGCGTGATGAAGCCAAAGACGATACTCGCCGCGACTATGCCAATGCCGCACTATTAAATCTGCGGCAAAGGTCGCCCGGCTACCAGTTCATTTATCAGGCCCAGCATTATCTCCAGCAGAAGCAGAAAAAATCGGCCCTGGAGTGCTTTGAGATTGCTTTGGAAGTCGATGAGTATCTGCCAGAGGCGTGGGCAGGTCGTGGAAACCTGCGGTTGCAGGAGGGCAAGATTCCCGAAGCGCGGGGCGATTTTGAGAAGTCGGTAGCACTCGACCCGACGAATGCGCTGGCAGTCACGGGGTATGCCATCTGCCTGGTCACAACAGGTGAGACAGACAAGGGAATCAGCACACTGGAGAAGATTCGCACCAAGCATCAGCAGGATGATCAATACCTCTACAATGCCGCTTGCGTTTACAGCCGGGCGATGGAGCATACGATGAAGACTATGGCGGGAGAAGAGGTGATCAACCGCTACAAGGGGCTGGCACTCAAAGACCTGAAGGCGAGTATTGAGCGCGGTTTTGATGACTTCGACTGGGTGAAAAAAGACCCGGATTTAAAGCCATTAGAAAACGACCCCGAATTCAAAGCCCTCCTGGAGAAAGCCCCGAAGAAAGAGTGA
- a CDS encoding DNA alkylation repair protein has protein sequence MPRKSKAQRSSLSVNPSLAASKPARRRSEVSPETLAALETGKLATRNLVEWLAMDQLRLFTHLLDDLKLETTPELEQELESLRSVGVMQKSWGLGSLLARFITRHPRHPVILEELTTHPSDAVRIWTMTAIQSPTKLTLSQRLTAIRPFAADEHFGVRECAWMVVRPALVNDLPKSIHRLLPWAKHQDANLRRFAIESIRPCGVWCAHAPVLKAEPELALPILEQLRSDEARYVQLSVANWLNDSSKSQPEFVTSLCHRWLKESPTKETQWITHHAQRTLRKQGVGS, from the coding sequence ATGCCCAGGAAGTCCAAAGCTCAACGGTCGAGTCTCAGCGTCAATCCCTCGCTGGCTGCCAGTAAGCCTGCCCGCCGCCGCTCAGAAGTTTCGCCAGAAACCCTCGCAGCTCTCGAAACGGGAAAGCTCGCCACACGGAATCTTGTCGAGTGGCTTGCTATGGATCAATTGCGATTGTTCACGCACCTGCTTGATGACCTGAAGCTCGAAACCACTCCTGAACTTGAGCAGGAACTCGAATCGCTGCGAAGCGTCGGGGTCATGCAAAAGTCGTGGGGATTGGGATCGTTACTCGCCCGGTTCATCACCCGGCATCCCAGACACCCGGTTATTCTGGAGGAGTTGACGACTCATCCCTCCGATGCCGTCCGCATCTGGACGATGACCGCGATCCAAAGCCCGACAAAGCTCACTCTTTCCCAGCGGCTTACAGCGATCCGCCCTTTTGCGGCGGATGAACATTTTGGTGTTCGCGAATGTGCGTGGATGGTCGTGCGACCAGCACTTGTTAACGACTTGCCCAAATCGATCCATCGCCTGCTCCCCTGGGCAAAACATCAGGATGCCAATCTGCGACGGTTCGCCATCGAATCGATCCGGCCTTGCGGCGTGTGGTGCGCACACGCCCCTGTTCTTAAGGCCGAACCGGAACTCGCACTACCGATTCTGGAGCAACTCCGTAGCGACGAGGCCCGCTACGTCCAGCTTTCCGTCGCCAACTGGCTCAACGACAGCAGCAAGTCACAACCCGAATTCGTCACCAGCCTGTGCCACCGCTGGCTCAAAGAATCTCCGACCAAAGAAACTCAATGGATCACGCACCACGCTCAACGCACTCTCAGGAAGCAGGGAGTGGGGAGTTGA
- a CDS encoding NAD(P)/FAD-dependent oxidoreductase, which yields MPLKIANLRLPLGTPEAELPGYLARATGLPKENLSRYRILKRSLDARKRDELHFVYTTSVDISSEIAQSKALQKRLGPELMFFEPPVFDNPAPGEGELHGRPLVIGSGPAGLLAAHYLAMKGYCPIVIERGKAVKERVPAVREFDRGGAFDRENNYLFGEGGAGCFSDGKLTCRMEGPDVDWVLERFVECGGRESIVYENRPHLGSNKLPMICRNFRRKIEALGGEYRFDCRFEGLILRDGQVIGVETSSGPMYSNVVILGIGHSARDTYEKLLEQGAPIQQKAFQLGVRIEQPQEQVNKHKYGRPEYLEMLGAADYTLQARSTRDVFTFCMCAGGIIIPSVSEPNMFCSNGMSNSRHDTPFANSGIVVTLETNEFGSNHPLAGVYLQRQYESAAFELLGGTYACPIQRGLDFVNGKAPRADDRVECSYERGVKPLALDLVLPPVITQAIRKSLPLMDAKLHGNFLKNAVLVGPEMRGSSPVRIDRDRQTRVAPGMPGLYPVGEGAGYAGGIVSAAVDGLRSAREVVRHFAPLLKG from the coding sequence ATGCCACTGAAAATTGCCAACCTTCGTCTCCCTTTAGGGACTCCTGAAGCCGAACTTCCTGGTTATCTGGCTCGTGCCACAGGTTTACCGAAGGAAAATCTTTCCCGGTATCGGATCTTAAAGCGGAGTCTCGATGCGCGCAAGCGCGACGAACTGCACTTTGTTTATACGACATCGGTCGATATCTCTTCCGAAATAGCGCAGTCGAAAGCTTTGCAAAAGCGGCTGGGCCCGGAACTGATGTTTTTTGAGCCGCCGGTGTTTGATAATCCCGCACCTGGCGAAGGAGAGTTGCACGGTCGGCCACTGGTCATTGGTTCGGGACCGGCAGGATTGCTGGCTGCCCATTATCTGGCGATGAAGGGGTATTGCCCGATTGTCATCGAGCGTGGCAAAGCGGTGAAAGAACGTGTCCCTGCCGTACGGGAGTTTGATCGCGGTGGTGCGTTTGACCGTGAGAACAATTATCTTTTTGGCGAAGGCGGGGCCGGTTGCTTCAGTGACGGCAAGCTCACCTGCCGCATGGAAGGGCCGGATGTTGACTGGGTGCTCGAGCGCTTTGTCGAGTGTGGCGGTCGCGAATCGATTGTCTATGAGAATCGCCCCCATCTGGGAAGTAACAAGCTGCCGATGATCTGCCGGAACTTCCGACGCAAGATTGAAGCTTTGGGTGGCGAGTATCGGTTCGATTGCCGCTTCGAAGGTCTGATCCTGCGGGATGGACAGGTGATCGGAGTTGAGACTTCGAGCGGGCCGATGTACTCGAATGTGGTGATTTTAGGGATCGGCCACAGTGCGCGAGACACCTACGAAAAGCTGCTGGAGCAAGGGGCACCGATTCAGCAGAAAGCCTTTCAACTGGGTGTACGGATTGAACAGCCCCAGGAGCAGGTGAACAAGCATAAGTATGGCCGGCCCGAGTATCTGGAGATGCTCGGAGCAGCTGATTACACCCTGCAGGCCCGCTCGACTCGCGATGTCTTTACGTTTTGCATGTGTGCGGGGGGGATCATCATTCCGAGTGTTTCCGAGCCGAACATGTTCTGTTCGAACGGAATGAGTAACAGTCGTCACGATACCCCATTTGCCAATAGCGGCATTGTGGTGACTTTGGAGACGAATGAGTTCGGATCGAATCATCCTCTGGCGGGAGTCTATTTACAGCGGCAGTATGAATCAGCCGCCTTCGAGCTTCTGGGAGGGACATACGCGTGTCCCATTCAGCGGGGACTTGATTTCGTGAATGGCAAAGCCCCGCGTGCCGATGATCGCGTGGAATGTTCGTACGAGCGTGGCGTCAAGCCGTTGGCACTGGATCTGGTGTTGCCGCCGGTGATTACTCAGGCGATTCGCAAAAGCCTGCCCTTGATGGATGCCAAGCTGCATGGAAACTTTTTGAAGAATGCCGTGCTGGTCGGGCCGGAGATGCGCGGAAGTTCACCTGTCCGGATTGATCGAGACCGGCAGACGCGTGTGGCACCGGGAATGCCCGGGCTGTACCCAGTCGGTGAAGGAGCCGGCTACGCGGGCGGGATTGTGAGTGCAGCCGTCGATGGCTTGCGCAGTGCCCGGGAAGTGGTGCGGCACTTCGCTCCCTTATTGAAGGGCTGA
- a CDS encoding flagellin N-terminal helical domain-containing protein, whose product MTRINTNIDALRGLRNLQKATSQQNSALTRLSTGVKVNSGRDNPAGLFAGERLKLQTTTIEKSISNSNRANNVLSTADAALGEISGQLNKLRGLVQEGLNVGALSSSETTANQGEIDEILSAINRISSNTTFAGDKLIDGSKGFQTSVSVGDLDKFSDFQVNQAVFGSRTSIALNATVNTAAEKASLRYSGGALTSAATVEIGGSTGNQAISLGGSSTVTNIADAINDVADTTGVVATVVGGFELTVDAVANTATKGSGANGVVTFTDARRTAELGTNASLGGTVSVTYVAGSGNNVATSVAVTGTTNRTVTVTLGTDANGAVSATADDVVAIVAGDTTASSLVTGVASGDGSGVQAAEAADTLTGGTDQGILRLGDNRTVGTNGTLSVVVDATGNSQTLGVSVGAADNDGNQVITITAATDANGVVTSTLADIATLINDDEDASEVLLASTRGDSTSLGDDVASTALSLTNGDIILESSEYGSSAKVNVTALSGSFQTTGKNDTTYTTRDFGADIGVTINGQAARGDGLKASFRTASVAASLTFATDSNEANATATLNIVGGGALFQIGEQATSAGQIGLGIEAVNTSRLGGITGKLSELGSGGGKSLEDVRKSLDGSGPKITYDDLVSIIDESLERVTTLRSQIGAVQSNVIDTNISTLGVALENISAARSEIVDTDFAAETANLQKAQVLVQAGISVLSIANQGPSTIAQLLR is encoded by the coding sequence ATGACGAGAATTAACACAAACATTGATGCGCTCCGTGGGTTGCGCAACCTTCAGAAAGCCACCAGTCAGCAGAACTCGGCGCTGACCCGACTTTCGACCGGTGTGAAGGTCAACAGTGGCCGGGATAACCCCGCCGGTCTGTTCGCTGGTGAGCGACTGAAACTGCAGACGACCACCATTGAGAAATCGATTTCGAACAGCAATCGAGCCAACAATGTGCTCTCAACGGCTGATGCCGCTCTGGGCGAAATCAGCGGTCAGCTCAATAAGCTGCGCGGGCTGGTTCAGGAAGGTTTGAACGTTGGTGCCCTTTCCTCCAGCGAAACAACGGCTAACCAGGGCGAAATCGACGAAATTCTTTCTGCAATCAACCGTATCTCGTCCAACACCACGTTTGCTGGTGACAAACTGATTGACGGCAGCAAAGGCTTCCAGACATCGGTTTCAGTCGGCGATTTGGACAAATTCAGTGATTTCCAGGTGAACCAGGCTGTCTTCGGCTCACGCACCAGCATTGCTTTGAATGCGACAGTGAACACTGCCGCCGAAAAGGCATCGCTGCGATACAGCGGCGGGGCTTTGACTTCAGCTGCCACAGTGGAAATTGGCGGTTCTACCGGCAACCAGGCGATTTCACTGGGTGGCAGCAGCACGGTCACCAACATTGCTGACGCGATCAACGACGTTGCGGACACCACAGGTGTTGTGGCTACAGTAGTCGGTGGTTTTGAGCTGACAGTTGATGCTGTTGCCAACACCGCAACAAAAGGCTCAGGCGCCAACGGTGTGGTGACCTTCACTGACGCTCGCAGGACTGCCGAGCTGGGAACGAATGCTTCGCTGGGTGGTACTGTTTCGGTGACTTACGTCGCCGGTTCAGGTAACAACGTGGCGACATCGGTGGCTGTTACAGGAACAACAAATCGCACTGTAACTGTGACTCTGGGAACAGACGCCAACGGTGCTGTCAGTGCCACTGCCGACGACGTGGTTGCCATTGTCGCTGGTGATACGACTGCCAGTTCGCTTGTTACGGGTGTGGCCAGTGGCGACGGTTCGGGTGTTCAGGCCGCTGAAGCCGCTGATACGCTGACAGGTGGTACTGATCAGGGCATCCTGCGGCTGGGAGATAACCGCACGGTAGGAACCAACGGCACATTGAGTGTTGTCGTCGATGCCACTGGCAACAGCCAGACACTGGGTGTCAGCGTGGGTGCAGCAGATAACGATGGCAACCAGGTCATCACGATTACTGCAGCCACAGATGCTAACGGTGTCGTGACCTCGACTCTCGCAGACATCGCGACTCTGATCAATGATGATGAAGATGCTTCGGAAGTGCTGCTGGCTTCGACACGTGGCGACTCAACATCACTGGGTGATGATGTGGCGAGCACAGCTCTGAGCTTGACCAATGGCGATATCATTCTTGAAAGTTCAGAGTATGGCTCTTCAGCCAAGGTCAACGTGACCGCCCTGTCTGGCAGCTTCCAGACGACAGGCAAGAACGACACGACTTATACAACTCGCGATTTCGGTGCTGATATCGGCGTGACAATCAACGGCCAGGCAGCCCGTGGTGATGGTCTCAAGGCCAGCTTCCGCACTGCCAGCGTCGCTGCTTCGCTCACCTTTGCGACTGATTCCAACGAAGCTAACGCCACAGCGACTTTGAACATCGTCGGTGGTGGTGCACTCTTCCAGATTGGTGAACAGGCCACTTCCGCCGGTCAGATTGGCCTGGGGATTGAAGCGGTCAACACTTCTCGCCTGGGTGGTATCACCGGCAAACTGTCCGAACTGGGTTCCGGTGGCGGCAAGAGCCTCGAAGACGTTCGCAAGAGCCTCGATGGTTCGGGCCCGAAGATCACTTACGATGATCTTGTGAGCATCATCGATGAATCGCTGGAACGAGTGACGACTCTCCGGTCTCAGATTGGTGCTGTGCAGTCGAACGTGATCGATACCAACATCTCGACTTTGGGTGTGGCACTGGAAAACATTTCTGCTGCCCGCAGCGAGATTGTCGATACCGACTTTGCTGCTGAAACAGCCAACCTGCAGAAGGCTCAGGTTCTGGTACAGGCTGGTATCTCGGTGCTGTCGATTGCCAATCAGGGGCCCAGCACCATCGCCCAGCTCCTCCGGTAA
- a CDS encoding TrmH family RNA methyltransferase: protein MPLIPVSDLLDKNLDVYRDVKAQNAMRHGKYFIVEGVRTVERLLASKFETASILVTQEKVAAWAGLIPPEIPVYIMPTEMASQLIGFHLHVGVMACGLRRRTASLEQLLGLPEPPKDQRLATTTSIEKYHELTAFQKPLLIVCPNCDNPENLGAIIRIASAFRATGLLLGKACCDPFSRRVIRVSMGNIFGLTIRESRHLDHDLQRLKTEFGFETMGAILSESAVSLKNVQRPHRLALLLGNEAEGLTTEWMDHCNHLVTIPMPPDVDSLNVAVAAGIFLYQLTN from the coding sequence ATGCCGCTCATTCCGGTGAGTGATCTGCTCGACAAAAACCTGGATGTTTATCGCGATGTGAAAGCTCAGAACGCGATGCGACATGGCAAGTACTTCATTGTCGAGGGTGTGCGTACTGTCGAGAGATTACTGGCCAGTAAGTTTGAGACAGCGTCCATTCTCGTCACTCAGGAAAAAGTCGCCGCCTGGGCAGGGCTGATTCCACCCGAGATTCCCGTCTATATCATGCCGACCGAGATGGCCTCTCAACTGATTGGCTTTCATCTGCATGTGGGTGTCATGGCTTGTGGTCTACGGCGACGGACAGCTTCTCTGGAACAGCTCCTGGGGCTTCCCGAACCTCCCAAAGATCAACGACTGGCCACAACAACCTCTATAGAGAAGTACCACGAGCTAACTGCCTTCCAAAAGCCGCTTCTCATCGTCTGCCCGAATTGCGACAACCCGGAAAATCTGGGTGCCATCATTCGCATTGCCAGTGCTTTTCGAGCGACAGGTCTCTTATTGGGCAAAGCCTGTTGTGACCCGTTTTCCCGGCGGGTCATTCGCGTTTCGATGGGCAATATCTTTGGCCTGACGATTCGCGAAAGCCGCCATCTAGACCACGATCTGCAGCGTCTTAAAACTGAGTTCGGGTTTGAAACGATGGGCGCAATTCTCTCGGAATCGGCTGTCTCCCTGAAGAACGTCCAGCGGCCCCATCGCCTCGCACTGCTGCTCGGGAATGAAGCTGAGGGGTTAACGACTGAGTGGATGGACCACTGCAATCATCTGGTCACGATCCCCATGCCTCCCGATGTGGACAGCCTCAACGTCGCTGTCGCCGCCGGCATCTTCCTCTATCAACTCACCAACTGA